TGCATGTGCAGGAACTCGCCCGGCTCGGTGCGAAGATCCGGCTCGACGGCGATGTCGCCCATGTCGAAGGCGTGCCGAAGCTCACCGGAGCGCCCGTCATGGCGACCGATCTGCGCGCTTCGGTCTCACTCGTCATCGGCGGTCTCGCCGCCGAGGGCGACACCACCATCAACCGCGTCTACCATCTCGACCGCGGCTTCGAGGCGCTGGAAGCCAAGCTCACCCGCTGCGGCGCGGTGGTGGAACGCATCAGCAGTTGATTCTCGCCTGTTGATTTTCTCGGGGCGGCTCGTCAGAACAAAATCATGTCAGACGACGTCGCCGCTCCGCTGAAGCTCATCGCGCTCGATACCGACGATCTCGGGGTCGTTTCGGCCCATCTTCAAGACGCCGTGCTGAAGGCGGCCGATCTCGTCTATCTGCCGAGCGAGAAGCGTTTTGCCCTCGCCCTGCGCCGCTTCGACTGGGAGGGCGCGCAGCACGGCAAGCGCCGGCGCCGATTGACGGCGCTGCATTTCGACCGCGTTCTGGCCGTGCGCAGCGCCAAGCTCGACAAGAACGATCCCGACAAGGTGCTGAACCTGCTCGCCGTCACCTTCGACCAGGCCGAGGAGCCGGCCGGCGACGTAACGCTGCATTTCTCGGAAGGCGCGGCGATCCGCCTCTCGGTCGAATGCGTCGAGGCCCAGATGAAGGATCTCGGGCCGGTGTGGGAAGCGGTGGCGACACCCGGCCATCCCAACGGCGCCTGAGCCAGATCGCGCCGCCGCCTTTTTGGCCGGTGCCCGCTTCAACCTTCGATACCCTTCGTCTAAAAACGCGCCGTCATCCCGGACAAGCCGCGAAGCGGCGCCGCTCCGGGATCCATCGAAGGGTGCTGCGCTTACGATGGATTCCGGGTCTTCGCTGCGCTACGCCCGGAATGACGACCGAGAGTTCCGATTTGTCGAGGATATCCATGCCGATCAGGCTCGACGACAGCGACGCAGGCTTTGCCGAGACGTTTGCGGCGCTGCTTTCCGCCAAGCGCGAGGTCTCCGAGGAGGTCGATCGCGTCGCTGCCGACATCATCGCAGACGTGCGTGAAAACGGCGATACGGCGCTGCTCTCCTATACCAGCCGCTTCGACGCGCTCGACCTGACGCCGGAGACCCTGCGTGTCAGCGAGGCCGAGATCGATGCAGCCGTCGCCGCCTGCTCGTCGGAATTGCTGGCGGCGCTGGAGACGGCGCGCGAGCGCATCGCCGTCTATCACGAGCGCCAGAAGCCGGCCGATTCCTGGGTGAAGGATGCGGCGGGCGTCGAGGCCGGCTGGCGCTGGAGCGCGATCGAGGCCGTCGGCCTCTATGTGCCCGGAGGCACGGCGAGCTACCCCTCCTCGGTGCTGATGAACGCGATCCCGGCGAAGGTCGCCGGCGTGCCGCGCATCGTCATGGTCGCTCCGACCCCGCGCGGCGAGACCAATCCGCTCGTGCTGGCCGCCGCGCGGCTGGCCGGCGTCGACGAGGTCTACCGCATCGGCGGCGCGCAGGCCGTGGCAGCACTGGCCTACGGCACGGACAGCATCGCGCCCGTCGCCAAGATCGTCGGCCCCGGCAATGCCTATGTCGCCGCTGCCAAGCGCCGCGTCTTCGGCCAGGTCGGCATCGACATGATCGCCGGCCCTTCCGAGGTGCTGGTGATCGCCGACCGCACCGCCAATCCCGACTGGATCGCCGCCGATCTGCTGGCCCAGGCCGAACACGACGTATCCGCCCAGTCGATCCTGATGACGGACGATGCGGCATTGGCAACTGAGGTCGAGAAGGCCGTGGCTGCCCAGCTCGCGACGCTGCCGCGTGCCAGGATCGCCGGCCAGAGCTGGCAGGAATTCGGCGCGATCCTGCTCGTCGCCGATCTGGAAGCGGCCGTACCGCTGGTCGATCGCCTCGCGCCTGAGCATCTAGAGATTATGACGGCCGAGCCCGAGCGTCTCGCCGGACTCATCCGCAATGCCGGCGCGATCTTCCTCGGCGGCCATACGCCCGAGGCGATCGGCGACTATGTCGGCGGCCCCAACCATGTCCTGCCGACGGCGCGCTCCGCACGTTTTTCCTCCGGTCTCGGCGTCGGCGACTTCATGAAGCGGACCTCGCTGTTGAAATGCGGCCCGGAAGGCCTGCGGTCGCTCGCCTCCGCCGCGACGCAACTCGCCGAAGCCGAGGGCTTGCAGGCGCATGGCCGATCCGTGACGATCAGACTCAATCTCTGAGCGCCGGAAACGAACGGCGCTGCGGCAGGAGAAGCGATGTCCGACGCCTCGATTTCCAACAAGCAATGCCTGGTCGGCGTCACGCTCGACGAGAATTCGCTCGGCCGCGGCTCGCCGGATCAGGAGCATGAGCGTGCCGTCGCCATCTACGACCTGATCGAGCGCAACAGCTTCGTCGTGCCGGAGCATGACGGTGGGCCGTATCTCGCGCATCTCGCCATGGTCGAGCGCCGCCTCGTCTTCGAGGTCAGGCAGTCCGATGGCGCGCCGGTGGTGACGCATCATCTCTCGCTCAGCCCGTTCCGGCGCATCATCAAGGACTACGAGCTGATCTGCGAGAGCTACTATGCCGCGATCCGGACCGCGACGCCCTCGCAGATCGAGGCGATCGACATGGGTCGGCGCGGCCTGCACGACGAGGCGGCCGGCATCCTGGCCGAGCGGCTGGCCAACAAGGTCGAGGTCGATTTCGACACGGCGCGCCGCCTCTTCACCCTGATCTACGCCCTGCATTGGAAGGGCTGACGGGTTGGAGCGGAGAGCATTTTCAGGCGAGGTGGAAGCCGGTTCGCGTGAAGAAAATGCGCCGAATGCACGGCCTCTGCCGCGTAAGGTCCAGAGCGTGCTCTTCATGTGCGCGATGAATGCCGTGCGCTCGCCGATGGCGGAGGCGCTGGCCAAGCACTTCTTCGGCAAATCGATCTACGTCCAGTCGGCCGGCGCCCGCAAAGGCGAGGCGGATGGTTTCGCTCTCGAGGTTCTCGATGAGATCGGCATCGATCTGAGCCGCCACAAGCCGAAATCGATCGAGGAACTGGAGGAGTGGGAGGGGCTCAATTTCGACCTGATCGTCACGCTCTCGCCGGAAGCCCACCACAAGGCGCTGGACCTGACCCGCACCCATGCCGCCGAGGTCGAATACTGGCCGACCGTCGATCCGACGGTGTTCCAGGGCTCCCGAGAGCAGAAGCTCGATGCCTATCGCGATGTCCGCGACGCGCTGATCAAGCGGATCAAGCAGCGTTTGCAGACGTGACGCGTCTTGCCGTGCCGGCGGATACCCAATGATCACGAAGGCGTAGCCGTCGGTATGCCGAAGCGCGCAGCAGGATCGGGGCAACGAAGGCGGCTTGATGCTTCAGCAGCCATCCCGACCCCGGTGAGGTAATGCAACTAAAAGTTGCAGATTTCGCCTGGCATAGAAATGTAAATTCGCGCCTGGCTGTTGAATTGCTGTTGAAGCCCGCTGAACCGCTTAAGTAAAACTTTACGGGGCTGGGCTTGTGTGACGGCGAGCGGCCGTCCTTCCACTGGTTCCTGTCCATGCCTTCCATGCCTAGTCTGGAACCTTGCGCGGTGCGCGAGGAGAAGCTGTCGTTTTTCGACGGCTTCCTGGTCGCCTGCATCTGTCTGATCGTCAGCTTCGGAGCTTTGGCGAGCCTCCCGCGCGCGCAGGACGGTCTTGTGCCGGTGGCGATCGTCTTCCCGCCTTGGGTCGCCGGTTCCGAAGCGGTCGCGCTCAGTTTCGCCGCCGGTCACCAAGTGCTGCGTAGCGGGCGTCTGTCTTCGGTCGTCGTGGTCGCGCCCGCAGCATTGGCGAGCGAGGTGCCGCCGCTGCCGAAGGGCGCATGGTTCTCTTTGGCTTTGGCCGGGCTCGCCGGGTGTCTCGATGCCGCCGGCGGAACGGAGGCCTCGCGATGATCTGGTCCCTGTCGGTCGTCCGCCGCCGGGTCGCGCAAGCCCTGCTCGTTCTCGGGCTGCTGCATGTGCCGCTGCTGGCGCTCGCCTTCTGGGCGCACGGCACCGAGGGAGTCGTTCCGGTCTCGGTCGCGGCACTGGCGATCCTCGTCGCGCTGGCGTCGTATCGCTTGAGCGGCCCGGCGATGGTGACCCAGCTCGTCATCGCTACCGTGCTGATCGGGCAGGTCTCGATCCTGGTGTTCAGTTTCGCCGGCCATCCCTGGCAGCCCGACATGCATATGTATTACTTCGCGATCCTGGCGCTGCTCGCCGGGTTCTGCGACTGGCGGCCGATCCTGATGGGAGCCGTGCTGACGGCCCTGCACCATCTCGTGCTGCAATATGCGCTGCCGGCCGCGGTGTTCTTCCAGGGGGCCAGCCTGCTGCGGGTGCTGCTGCACGCCGTGATCGTCATCATCGAGACCGCCTTCCTCGCCGTGTTCGCGGTGATCCTGCAGCGCATGTTCACGATGAACGAGGCCAATCTCGCGCGGGCCGAGGCCGTGGCAGAGCGCGAGCGCATCGCGGGCGAAAAGGAACGCGGCCTGGCGGAAGAACTCGGCCGCCGGGCGGAAATGCTGCGCGGCGTTGTCTCCGGCTTCCATGCCCAGATGGAACAGGCGATGGCCGTGCTCGACCATTCCGCGGTGGCGATGAAGGCCGAGGCCGGCACGCTGATCGGCACCTCCGACCATGTGCGTCGGCAGACCGCACTGGTTTCCGCCTCGGCCGCGACCACCATGGAGAGCATTGATCATCTCTCGGCCGCGAGCACCGAGCTCGTCGCCTCCATCGGCGAGATCGGCCGCAACGCGGAGCACTCGGCCGATGGCTCGAAATCGGCGGCCTCATTGGCGCGTCACGCGAGCGCCGAGATCGAGAACCTGACGCATAGCAGCGAAAATGTTGGCGCCGTCGTCGAGATCATCCGTGGCATCGCGGCGCAGACCAGCATGCTCGCCCTCAACGCCACGATCGAGGCGGCGCGTGCCGGCGAGATGGGGCGCGGCTTTGCCGTCGTCGCGAGCGAGGTGAAGACGCTCTCGGCCCAGACCGCCAAGGCGACCGACGAGGTCTCCCACCAGATCGGCGCGATGCAGCAGGCTTCGCATCGTTCGCTGAAGGCGATCCGCGACATCGTCGAGGCGATCGGCGAGGTCGAGAGCGTCGCCAATGCGATTGCGCTCTCGGTCGACGAGCAGAGCCGTGCCACGGCCGAGATCGCTCATCAGGTCAGGCTGTCCTTCCAGGGCGCCCAGCGCAGCGCCGATGTCGCCGGCGGCTTCGAGGTGATGACCCGGCAGACCCATGGCGCCGCGCAGCAGTTGCAGGGCGCTGCGAATGCGCTGGCTCAGCAGGCGCAGGATATCCGCCGCGAGGTCGCCAGCTTCTGCAATCGCGTCGCTGCGGCCTGAGCTACCAGTGGCGGCCCGGGCCGACCGGGCCGATGCCGAGGAAGACGCCGAGGCTTGCCGCGATATCGGCGAAGCTCTCGCGCCGCCCAAGCGGCTCCGGCGCGATGCCGGGCCCGAAGGCAAGGATCGGCACATGCTCGCGGGTATGGTCGCTGCCGCGCCAACTCGGATCATTACCGTGATCCGCGGTAATGACGGCGATGTCGCCGGGCTTCAGCGCGGCCTCTATATGCGGAAGCAGGCGGTCGAAGGCTTCCAGCGCTGCCGCATAGCCGGGAATGTCGCGGCGATGGCCGAACTCGGTGTCGAAATCGACGAGGTTGACGAAGCAGAAGCCGCCATCGGGCAGCCCGTCCCAGGCTTGGAGCGCCGCCGCGACCAGGGCCGCGTTGCCGAAGGGCTTGATCTCCTCGCCGGTGGCGCGATGCGCGAAGATGTCTCCGATCTTGCCGACGGTGACGACCTTGCGGCCCTGCGCCGTCAGCCGGTCCAGCAGCGTCTCGTTCGGCGGTGGGATCGCGAAATCCTTGCGGTTGCCGGTGCGGGTGAAGCCGTCCTCAGGCGAGCCGACGAAAGGCCGGGCGATCACGCGCCCGATCCGCAGAGGATCGACGAGGCCACGCACCGTCTTGCAGAGCGCGTAGAGCCGATCGAGCCCGAAATGCTCCTCATGCGCCGCGATCTGCAGCACGGAATCGACCGAGGTGTAGCAGATCGGCTTGCCCGTCCGGATATGCTCGGGTCCGAGTTCCTCGATGATCGCCGTGCCCGACGCATGCCTGTTGCCGAGGATGCCGGGCAGGGCGCCTTCCTTGACGATTCCGGCGACCAACTCTGCGGGAAACGAATTCTCGAGTTCGGTGAAATAACCCCAGGGGAAAGAAACCGGGCAGCCGGCGATCTCCCAATGGCCGGACGGCGTATCCTTGCCCTGGCTGACCTCGACGCCATAGCCCCAGCGTCCCTGCGGCTGCGCCGGCTTCGCGACGCCGGAGAGCGGCCGTCCGGTCGAGGCTTCGCTGGCATGGGCGAGGCCGAGACGGGCGAGGTTCGGCAGCTTCAGTGGCCCGCTGCGCAAGCCCTCGCGATCGCCACGGCCATCGGTGCAGGCTTCGGCGATATGGCCGAGCGTGTCGGAGCCCTCGTCGCCATAGGCGGCGGCATCCTGCGCGCCGCCACAGCCGACCGAATCCAGCACGATCAGGATGGCGCGGGCCATGTTTACTCCCTCACGGCGGCGGCGCTGGCGACTGCCGGTTCGAGATTAAGCGCGGCCGCCAGCAGCGCCTGTGTGTAGGCCTCGCGCGGCTGGGCGAAGATCGCCTCCGCCGGACCTTCCTCGACGACCTTGCCGTTCTGCATCACCAGCACCCGGTGCGACAGCGCCCTGACGACCTTGAGGTCGTGGCTGATGAAGAGATAACCCAGTTTTCGCTTGGCCTGCAGTCCGCGCAGCAATTCGACGATCTGCGCCTGGACGGACATGTCGAGCGCCGAGGTCGGCTCGTCCAGCACGACGAATTTGGGATTGAGCGCCATGGCCCGCGCAATCGCGATGCGCTGGCGTTGTCCGCCGGAGAACTCGTGCGGGTAGCGGTCCATCGCCGCCGGATCCAGGCCCACATCGATGAGCGCCTGCGCCACGATCTCTCGCTGGCGCGGATAGGTGAGGTCCGGCTGCTGGATCGCGAGCCCTTCCGCCACGATCTCGGCGACCGACATGCGCGGCGAGAGCGAGCCGTAGGGGTCCTGGAAGACGACCTGCAGATTCTTGCGCTTCGGCCTGACCTCGCGGCTGGAGAGCCCGTCGATGCGATCGCCGAGGAAGACGATCGGCCCCTCCGAGGAGATCAGCCTGAGGATGGCGAGGCCAAGCGTCGTCTTGCCCGAGCCGGACTCGCCGACCACGCCCAGCGTCTCGCCCTCGCGGACTTTGACCGAGATGCCGTCGACCGCCTTCACATAGCCGGTGACGCGGCGCATCAGGCCTGACTTGATCGGGAACCAGACCTTGACCGGCCCGGCTTCGAGCAATGTCGTGGCGTCCGCTGGCACCGGCTCAGGGCGCCCCTTCGGCTCGGCTGCGAGCAGGCGCTTGGTATAGTCATGCTGCGGGTTGGCGAAGATTTCCGCGACCGGACCCTGCTCGACGATTTTGCCCTTCAGCATCACGCAGACCCGGTCGGCGATGCGCCGGACGATGCCGAGATCGTGGGTGATGAACAGCATCGCCATGCCCAACCGGCCCTGGAGCTCCTTGAGCAGCTTCAGGATCTGCGCCTGCACGGTGACGTCGAGCGCCGTCGTCGGCTCGTCGGCGATCAGCAGCTCCGGCTCGTTGGCGAGCGCCATCGCGATCATCACGCGCTGGCGCTGCCCGCCGGAAAGCTGGTGCGGATAGGCGCCGAGCCGGCTCGCTGCTTCGCGGATGCCGACGAGTTCCAACAGCTCCAGCGTCCGGGCGCGCGCCTTCTCGCCGCGTAGGCCCTTGTGCAATTCGAGGATCTCGCCGATTTGCCGCTCGATCGGGTGCAGCGGATTGAGCGAGGTCATCGGCTCCTGGAACACCATGGTGATGTCGTTGCCGCGCACCTTGCGCATCGCATTCTCGTCGGCCGCGATCAGGTCCTGCCCGTTGAACAGCACCTTGCCCGAGGGGTGATGCGCCGCCGGGTAGTTCAGCAGCTTCAGGATAGACAGTGCTGAGACCGATTTGCCGGAACCGGATTCGCCGACCAGCGCCAGCGTCTCGCCCTTGGCGACGGAGAAGGAGACATGGTCGACCGCGAGCGTCTCACGCCCGCCCTGGCGGAAGGCGACGGAGAGGTCTTCGACGGAGAGAAGCGGCGCGCTCATGCGAAGGTCTTCCGCGGGTCGAAGGCGTCGCGCACCGCTTCGCCGATGAAGATCAGCAGCGACAGCATCAGGGCGATCACTGCGAAGCCGGAGAGGCCGAGCCAGGGCGCCTGAAGGTTCGCCTTGCCCTGCGCCAGCAACTCGCCAAGCGACGGCGAGCCCGGCGGCAGGCCGAAGCCGAGGAAGTCGAGCGAGGTCAGCGTGGTGATCGAGCCGTTGAGGATGAAGGGCAGGAAGGTCAGCGTCGCCACCATCGCGTTGGGCAGGAGATGCCGGACCATGATCGTGCGATTGGAAAGCCCGAGCGCACGCGCCGCTCGCACATATTCGAAGTTGCGCGCCCGCAGGAACTCGGCGCGGACCACGCCGACCAGGGCCACCCAGGAGAACAGCAGGAGGATGCCGAGCAGTACGAAGAAGCTCGGCGTGATGATCGCGGCGACGATGATCAGCAGGTAGAGCGCGGGGATAGAGGTCCAGATCTCGATCAGCCGCTGGAAGATCAGGTCGGTCCAGCCGCCGAAATAGCCCTGGATTGCGCCGGCGGCGATGCCGATCACCGAGGAGAAGGCGCACAGGATCAGCCCGAACAGCACGGAGATGCGGAAGCCGTAGATCAGCCGGGCGACGACGTCGCGGCCCTGGTCGTCGGTGCCGAGCCAGTTCCATTCGAGGTCGCGGCAGGTCGAGCCGCCGGTGCGCTGCGCGATCGGCTTGCACTGCTCGTCCTTGAGCATCCATGTCGGCGGGGCCGGGGCGGGGACGGGCAGGTCGAGATTATGCGTGCGGTAGGAGTAGCGGATCGGCGGCCAGATCGCGAAGCCGTTGGCGGCGATCTCCTTGGCGATCACCGGGTCGCGGTAATCGGTGGTGGCGAGGAAGCCGCCGAACTTCTCCTCCGGATAGTTCATCGCGACCGGAAACAGCCATTCGCCCTTGTAGCGCACGGCCAGCGGCTGGTCGTTGGCGATGAACTCCGCGACCAGCGAGAGCAGGAACAGGGCGAGGAAGAGCCAGAGCGACCACCAGCCGCGCCGGTTGGCCTTGAAGTTGTTCAGCCGGCGCCGGTTGATCGGCGAGAGCTTGAGCCAGCCCTGTTTCGCCTCGGCCGGCGCGAGCGGAATGTCGCTGCGCAGGGCCGCGGGCGGGGCATCGATCAGCGTGTCGCTCATGCTCACGCCTCCCGGCTTTCGAAGTCGATGCGGGGATCGACCCAGCTATAGGTCAGGTCGGTGATCAGGTGCACGACGAGGCCGATCAGCGAGAAGATGTAGAGATTGGCGAAGACGACGGGATAGTCGCGGTTGACGATCGCCTCGAAGGAGAGAAGCCCGAGCCCGTCGAGCGAGAAGATCGTCTCGATCAGCAGCGAGCCAGCGAAGAGCGCGTGCACGAAGGCGCCGGGGAAGCCGGCGATGACGATCAGCATGGCATTGCGGAAGACATGGCCGTAGAGCACGCCGCGTTCCGACAGCCCCTTCATCCGCGCGGTCAGCACGTACTGCTTCCGGATCTCGTCGAGGAACGAGTTCTTCGTCAACAGCGTCGAGGTGGCGAAGGCGCCGAGCGCCATGGCCAGCACCGGCAGCGTGATGTGCCAGAGATAGTCCTTCGCCTTGCCGAAGAGGCTGAGCTCGGACCAGTTGTCCGAGGTCAGGCCCCTGAGCGGAAAGATCTGCCAGAAGGAGCCGCCGGCGAAGAGCACGATCAGCAGGATGGCGAAGAGGAAGCTCGGGATCGCGTATCCGACGATGACGACGGCGCTCGTCCAGGTGTCGAAGCGCGAGCCCTCCTTCACCGCCTTGCGGATGCCGAGCGGGATGGAGATGGCGTAGGAGATCAGCGTCATCCACAGGCCGAGCGTGATCGAGACCGGCAGCTTCTCCTTGATGAGCTGCAGCACCGGCGCATCGCGGAAATAGCTGCGGCCGAAATCGAAGCGGGCGTAATCGCCGAGCATTTTCAGGAAGCGCTCATGCGCCGGCTTGTCGAAGCCGAACTGCTTCTCCAGCTCCTTGATGAAGGCGGGATCGAGCCCCTGCGCGCCGCGATAGGCGGAGGCCTCGCCCTGCGCCCCGGCATCGCCCATCTGGCCGCCGCCGACGCGGTCGGACGCGCCGCTGTTCGGGTTCTGGAGCTGCGAGATCACGCGCTCGACCGGGCCGCCCGGCGCGAACTGCACGATGACGAAGGAGACGAGCAGGATGCCGAACAGCGTCGGCACCATGAGCGCGAGGCGCCGGGCGATATAGCTCAGCATGGGGCTCCGCCGTCATTCCGGGGCAGGCCGCAGGCCTGAGCCCGGAATCCAGAACCGATACCCTTCATCAAGAAGCAGAAACCGTTTGCGCCCCGTCGATCAGTGACATTGGTTCTGGGTTCCGGGCTCTTCGCTTCGCGAAGCCCCGGAATGACGGCGAGTGTCCGCACCATCACGCCTTTCCGATCCGCTTGGCCTTCTCGGCGTCGTACCACCAGATCGCGGGAGCGCCGGAGGAGAATTTCGGCTTGGTCTGCGGCCGGTCGTACATGTCCCAATAGGCCAGCCATTCCTCGTCGTTCCACCACATCGGAATCCAGTAGCGCCCGGCGCGAAGCAGTCTGTCGAGGCATTTCGCGGCGACGACGACCTCGGCATAGCTGTGCGCCTGGCCGATCCTCTCGATCATCGCGTCGATGGCGGGGCTGGAGATGCCGGCGGCATTGCGCGACCCCCTCGTCTTGGCCGCTTCCGAACCGAACACGACGCGTAGCGTGTCGCTGGGGATCGCGCTGCCCGAGAGCGCGCGGCTGATGATGTCGAAGTCGAACTCGTCGATTCGGCGCTGATACTGGGCGGGGTCGACGAGGCGCGAG
Above is a genomic segment from Bosea sp. NBC_00550 containing:
- a CDS encoding DUF2948 family protein, with the protein product MSDDVAAPLKLIALDTDDLGVVSAHLQDAVLKAADLVYLPSEKRFALALRRFDWEGAQHGKRRRRLTALHFDRVLAVRSAKLDKNDPDKVLNLLAVTFDQAEEPAGDVTLHFSEGAAIRLSVECVEAQMKDLGPVWEAVATPGHPNGA
- the hisD gene encoding histidinol dehydrogenase: MPIRLDDSDAGFAETFAALLSAKREVSEEVDRVAADIIADVRENGDTALLSYTSRFDALDLTPETLRVSEAEIDAAVAACSSELLAALETARERIAVYHERQKPADSWVKDAAGVEAGWRWSAIEAVGLYVPGGTASYPSSVLMNAIPAKVAGVPRIVMVAPTPRGETNPLVLAAARLAGVDEVYRIGGAQAVAALAYGTDSIAPVAKIVGPGNAYVAAAKRRVFGQVGIDMIAGPSEVLVIADRTANPDWIAADLLAQAEHDVSAQSILMTDDAALATEVEKAVAAQLATLPRARIAGQSWQEFGAILLVADLEAAVPLVDRLAPEHLEIMTAEPERLAGLIRNAGAIFLGGHTPEAIGDYVGGPNHVLPTARSARFSSGLGVGDFMKRTSLLKCGPEGLRSLASAATQLAEAEGLQAHGRSVTIRLNL
- a CDS encoding UPF0262 family protein, which codes for MSDASISNKQCLVGVTLDENSLGRGSPDQEHERAVAIYDLIERNSFVVPEHDGGPYLAHLAMVERRLVFEVRQSDGAPVVTHHLSLSPFRRIIKDYELICESYYAAIRTATPSQIEAIDMGRRGLHDEAAGILAERLANKVEVDFDTARRLFTLIYALHWKG
- a CDS encoding arsenate-mycothiol transferase ArsC, with the translated sequence MCAMNAVRSPMAEALAKHFFGKSIYVQSAGARKGEADGFALEVLDEIGIDLSRHKPKSIEELEEWEGLNFDLIVTLSPEAHHKALDLTRTHAAEVEYWPTVDPTVFQGSREQKLDAYRDVRDALIKRIKQRLQT
- a CDS encoding methyl-accepting chemotaxis protein, with the translated sequence MIWSLSVVRRRVAQALLVLGLLHVPLLALAFWAHGTEGVVPVSVAALAILVALASYRLSGPAMVTQLVIATVLIGQVSILVFSFAGHPWQPDMHMYYFAILALLAGFCDWRPILMGAVLTALHHLVLQYALPAAVFFQGASLLRVLLHAVIVIIETAFLAVFAVILQRMFTMNEANLARAEAVAERERIAGEKERGLAEELGRRAEMLRGVVSGFHAQMEQAMAVLDHSAVAMKAEAGTLIGTSDHVRRQTALVSASAATTMESIDHLSAASTELVASIGEIGRNAEHSADGSKSAASLARHASAEIENLTHSSENVGAVVEIIRGIAAQTSMLALNATIEAARAGEMGRGFAVVASEVKTLSAQTAKATDEVSHQIGAMQQASHRSLKAIRDIVEAIGEVESVANAIALSVDEQSRATAEIAHQVRLSFQGAQRSADVAGGFEVMTRQTHGAAQQLQGAANALAQQAQDIRREVASFCNRVAAA
- a CDS encoding phosphopentomutase: MARAILIVLDSVGCGGAQDAAAYGDEGSDTLGHIAEACTDGRGDREGLRSGPLKLPNLARLGLAHASEASTGRPLSGVAKPAQPQGRWGYGVEVSQGKDTPSGHWEIAGCPVSFPWGYFTELENSFPAELVAGIVKEGALPGILGNRHASGTAIIEELGPEHIRTGKPICYTSVDSVLQIAAHEEHFGLDRLYALCKTVRGLVDPLRIGRVIARPFVGSPEDGFTRTGNRKDFAIPPPNETLLDRLTAQGRKVVTVGKIGDIFAHRATGEEIKPFGNAALVAAALQAWDGLPDGGFCFVNLVDFDTEFGHRRDIPGYAAALEAFDRLLPHIEAALKPGDIAVITADHGNDPSWRGSDHTREHVPILAFGPGIAPEPLGRRESFADIAASLGVFLGIGPVGPGRHW
- a CDS encoding ABC transporter ATP-binding protein; the protein is MSAPLLSVEDLSVAFRQGGRETLAVDHVSFSVAKGETLALVGESGSGKSVSALSILKLLNYPAAHHPSGKVLFNGQDLIAADENAMRKVRGNDITMVFQEPMTSLNPLHPIERQIGEILELHKGLRGEKARARTLELLELVGIREAASRLGAYPHQLSGGQRQRVMIAMALANEPELLIADEPTTALDVTVQAQILKLLKELQGRLGMAMLFITHDLGIVRRIADRVCVMLKGKIVEQGPVAEIFANPQHDYTKRLLAAEPKGRPEPVPADATTLLEAGPVKVWFPIKSGLMRRVTGYVKAVDGISVKVREGETLGVVGESGSGKTTLGLAILRLISSEGPIVFLGDRIDGLSSREVRPKRKNLQVVFQDPYGSLSPRMSVAEIVAEGLAIQQPDLTYPRQREIVAQALIDVGLDPAAMDRYPHEFSGGQRQRIAIARAMALNPKFVVLDEPTSALDMSVQAQIVELLRGLQAKRKLGYLFISHDLKVVRALSHRVLVMQNGKVVEEGPAEAIFAQPREAYTQALLAAALNLEPAVASAAAVRE
- a CDS encoding ABC transporter permease — protein: MSDTLIDAPPAALRSDIPLAPAEAKQGWLKLSPINRRRLNNFKANRRGWWSLWLFLALFLLSLVAEFIANDQPLAVRYKGEWLFPVAMNYPEEKFGGFLATTDYRDPVIAKEIAANGFAIWPPIRYSYRTHNLDLPVPAPAPPTWMLKDEQCKPIAQRTGGSTCRDLEWNWLGTDDQGRDVVARLIYGFRISVLFGLILCAFSSVIGIAAGAIQGYFGGWTDLIFQRLIEIWTSIPALYLLIIVAAIITPSFFVLLGILLLFSWVALVGVVRAEFLRARNFEYVRAARALGLSNRTIMVRHLLPNAMVATLTFLPFILNGSITTLTSLDFLGFGLPPGSPSLGELLAQGKANLQAPWLGLSGFAVIALMLSLLIFIGEAVRDAFDPRKTFA
- a CDS encoding microcin C ABC transporter permease YejB, which produces MLSYIARRLALMVPTLFGILLVSFVIVQFAPGGPVERVISQLQNPNSGASDRVGGGQMGDAGAQGEASAYRGAQGLDPAFIKELEKQFGFDKPAHERFLKMLGDYARFDFGRSYFRDAPVLQLIKEKLPVSITLGLWMTLISYAISIPLGIRKAVKEGSRFDTWTSAVVIVGYAIPSFLFAILLIVLFAGGSFWQIFPLRGLTSDNWSELSLFGKAKDYLWHITLPVLAMALGAFATSTLLTKNSFLDEIRKQYVLTARMKGLSERGVLYGHVFRNAMLIVIAGFPGAFVHALFAGSLLIETIFSLDGLGLLSFEAIVNRDYPVVFANLYIFSLIGLVVHLITDLTYSWVDPRIDFESREA